AAGACAGCAGATACGTTTTACAATATACACCATCAGAAGACTTAACAAGTATTTTTTATGGTGGAATGACTGACACAAGTAGTGTTTGGCCAATTCAGATGGCTGCAAATGCAAGAGTTGAGATGACAGTTCCATTGAAACTGGCACCGGATTTTGATTTTAATCCATCACGTATCGCTCGATTTAGAAGTGAAATGCAATTCTATACGGACAATACCAGCGTGGATAAGGTGGTAAAAAATGAAATTACACTCCAAATTACTCGGACTCTCGACGTTGCCGACTTCGAATCCGAAACCTACGCAACGTTAACCAACGCGGATAAATTCGAAGGGATCAATCATATGTTTGATGCTGATGGTAAGGAACAGCCGGACAAGACCAAAGCCGACGCCAAGATCACCCCAACTGATCAAAAAGGCATTTACGATGTTGCCTACACTTACGATGGGGTTACCAAGAAAGTGAAGGCCACTGTCAAAGATCAATCAACCATCGAGGCTGGCGACTTTACCATCTCTCATGGCAGCAACTGGGACACTCAGAAGTTTAATGGAATTAAGAGTTTGACCGACGCTAACGGCAATAAGGTTAAATCGCCAGGTAACGTGAAGATTACCAATATCAAAGACGCAGCCGGCAAGGATGTCGACAAGGTTGACACCAACGCTGCAGAGAAAACCTATACCATCACTTACACCAATGGTGGCGCTTCTCAAACTGTCAAAGTAACCATTGGCAAACGGGCCAGTGTGGTGACACCACCTGCCAGAAATACAGGTTCGACAAGCAGCACAGTGAAGGTTCCGGGACGACCAGTTACGGATAACTCCAAAGCTAGCGGTGGCAATACCCAGACATCAACAAACCAGCAGCCTGCCAACAATTCGCAACCAGAAATTCAGGTTTCACCAGGGGTCGCTAAGAAAGGCGCTGCTGTGTACGCCAAGAAGACAATTTATCTGCACAAGGGCGTTAATTTCAAGAAAGCGGACCGCTTGGTTAAATATCACAAAGCACAACGTGTTGATCGACCGATGTTTGTGGTCACAGGATATGATTGCTCAAGCAAAGGTGCCTTAAGATATAAGGTTCGGGATGTTAACCATACCAAGAAATCTGATGGTAAGATCGGCTACATTACGG
Above is a genomic segment from Lentilactobacillus buchneri containing:
- a CDS encoding DUF5776 domain-containing protein, with translation MRVLGKSSFITRFQQACVAVVAFFAVLTGLGFSTTSTASAATPSKDILRPTLAITGDDANGKQQTIASIQSVADPTTTHALLNVDKYSNIYARYSVTNDLGYSLPVWNFVHLPWLFDHTANNPKSLVFDPSRGNPEMKSIGFASDLKEPMMESWSYSQDSRYVLQYTPSEDLTSIFYGGMTDTSSVWPIQMAANARVEMTVPLKLAPDFDFNPSRIARFRSEMQFYTDNTSVDKVVKNEITLQITRTLDVADFESETYATLTNADKFEGINHMFDADGKEQPDKTKADAKITPTDQKGIYDVAYTYDGVTKKVKATVKDQSTIEAGDFTISHGSNWDTQKFNGIKSLTDANGNKVKSPGNVKITNIKDAAGKDVDKVDTNAAEKTYTITYTNGGASQTVKVTIGKRASVVTPPARNTGSTSSTVKVPGRPVTDNSKASGGNTQTSTNQQPANNSQPEIQVSPGVAKKGAAVYAKKTIYLHKGVNFKKADRLVKYHKAQRVDRPMFVVTGYDCSSKGALRYKVRDVNHTKKSDGKIGYITANTKYVVNVYYQTMPKKNQLTVISKKGVHAYKNVNLTGKTKTYKNGSHLRVKKIVKYHLTTRYQLTNGDYITANKKLIIQGNH